The genomic interval AATCGTTTCGAGGTTTCCAGTAACCGTTCTTTGTTTGTCGGTCGTTCCCCATTCAATAACAGCAACAGGTGTTTGAGCGGATCTTCCATGATCAATTAATTGTTTACAAATATACGCTAAGTTGCCAACACCCATATAAAAGGCCACTGTATCAATGCCTGTTGCAAGCGCTGACCAATTCAGATGGTCTTGGCCTTTACTATCACGACCGTGCCCTGTTACAATCGCAAAGCTTGATGCATGCTCACGATGTGTGACAGGAATCCCCGCATAGGCAGGAGCCGCAATGCCTGCTGTTATACCAGGGACAATTTCATATTCGATTCCATGCTCAGCCAATACTTCTGCCTCTTCAGCACCTCGCCCAAACACGCACGGATCTCCCCCTTTTAAACGGGTCACCGTTTTTCCTTCTAGCGCTTTATTCACTAAAAGGGTATGAATTTCATCTTGAATAAAATGATGTCTCCCTGGTGATTTTCCGCAAAAGATTAGCTCAGCTCCCTCTTTTGCATATTCTAATAATTTCGGATTAACAAGCCTGTCATAAGCAATGACATCCGAAGTTTGAATACATTCAAGCCCATAAACTGTAAGCAGCTTTGGATCACCTGGTCCTGCACCAACTAAATAGACTTTTCCTTGACTCATGGCGCAATCCCCCCTGTTAATAATTGTAGTAAGCGCGCTTCTCGTTCTTTATAATTGGCTTGCTTCGTCAACTCCAAAAATTGCGGTTCAAGCAAACCTTGTAATATGTGTCTTCTTATTGTACTATCCGCAACTTCTTCTATCACTCTTTTTCGTGATTGTTCAAGAAACAGCAGATATTCTTCGTATACTTCATCATACTCTTTCGCAAGATCTTGTTTAATTTTCCGGGCCAATCCTGGACTCGCTCCAGAAGTAGAGACTGAAATCGTCAATGCCCCTCTTCGAAACGAAGCTGGCACGATAAAATTACTTAAATCAGGACGGTCAACAAGGTTTATTAATTGCTGATTGTTCGCAGACTCGTATACTTGCCTATTAATTACCGCTTGATTAGTAGCTGCAATAATTAAGAAGAAATCCTGCAAATCCTTCGGTTCAAACCTCTTTTGCTTCCAGATGATTTTTTTTGCTATAAACACTTCCATCATGCTTTCATGGAGGTTCGGACTGATAACCGTCACTTCAGCATCCGCTTCTAACAACGTCAAAATCTTTCGGGCTGCAACTGCTCCACCGCCAATCACAACCGCTTTTTTTCCTGAAAGATTCAACATAGCTGAATAATAATTCACCATGTTCTACTTCAATACCTTACGCTTATGATGGACACATGCCTGAATCCAACGCTCAACAATTTCTGGATTGGAAGCGAAGTGGAAGTGTGTATAGCCCGCGACAAGGTTTTCTTTTAAATATCCTTCTTGTTTCTTGCCAAAACGGCCCTTAGTTTCATATGCATATGGCAAACCTTCTGTTCGTTCATACGTTGAGTAATGAAATTCATGACCTTTTGCTTGTTGATTCGGATTAATTAGGAAATTCCCTTCTGTTCCGAATATTTCTCGATAGCCTAACGCCGCTAGCTTCTTCTGCATCGTTATTTTTCCAGGAATGAGCCCCACCATTGGATACTCCACACCTTCCGTGCTGGCAATCGATTCTGTTAAATACATAAAGCCGCCACATTCAGCGAGCGTTGGGATGCCGCTCGTAACAGCTTGTTGAATCGATGCTTTTGTGCGTTCATGATGAACTAACTCAGCTGCAAACTCTTCCGGGAAACCTCCCCCAAGATACAAACCATCCGCTTCAGCAGGAACTTCCTCATTCTTTAATGGAGAGAAATACGTCAATTTTGCTCCGTAAGCTTCTAATAATTCAAGGTTTTCTTGATAATAGAAATTGAATGCTGCATCTTTAGCAACTGCAATACAAACCCCTTGATCTTCACGCTGCTCAAATAAACCTGTTGGCTCTTCTACAATTTCCGTCGTTTCCGCTAATTCATATAGACGGTCCACATCGATTGTTTCCGAAATAAGGTTTGCCAGCTTTTCAAAAAACGGATCTAACTCGCCTCGTTCAATGGCTGGAATTAACCCTAAATGACGACTAGGAATATCGATATCCTGCTCCCGCTTCATGTAGCCAAGTACAGGGACATTGCACTCTTGCTCAATGGCAGCCTTTACAATATTGTAATGTCCAACGCTGCCAACTTGATTGGCAATCACACCGACAATATTCGGGCCAGTCGCTAACGTTTGAAAACCTTTTACAATCGCCGCTGCACTACGCGCCATACTAGCACAGTTTACAATAAGCAGGACTGGGCTTTCTGTAATCATGCTAATCTCAGCCGTTGAGCCTGTATTCTCTAACGGACTTTTCCCATCATAGAAGCCCATAACTCCTTCAATAATTGAAATATCGGCTCCTTTACTTGCTCGTGCTACCATTTCACGTACCGTATCATGTTCAAACATCCAACTATCCAAATTTCGTGAGATTCTGCCTGTAACCGCAGTATGATAAGAAGGATCAATATAATCCGGTCCGCATTTAAACCCTTGCACAGTATAGCCTTTTTGTTGCAAAGCAGCCATGATGCCGATTGTGCATGTCGTTTTACCAACTCCACTGCCAGTCCCAGCAATGACTAATCTTCTTGTACTCATACAAAGGTCCCTCCATTTAAGAAAAGCGCAAGGTGCCCATAATCAGCAACAAACATAAGACACAAAACGCCTTGAAAGTTTATCATTTCTTATTTTAAGACTTTATTACTTAACTCTGTTGTAGCTGAAAGACGTGTGAGACCAAGGCCTCACACGAAATAAGTCAAAAATCGCTTTATCAACAATATTGATTAACATAGCTTTTTTAAAAAGAAATAACCCCGACAGAAATCGTGACATTGCCTGATTTTTTCTTTACAAGCTCTAATTGCTCTGCTCCTGAATATAAGCGAACAGCTGGTTCACTCACTCCATAAGCACCTGTATATTTAAATACAGTATCAGACGGTGCTTCAATCGTCACTGTATTTAATTCAACTGGTGGATAATACACAAACTCCCAGCCATATTTCTCTACAACTTCCAGTAAGCCCGCTTCGTCTTTTTTCAAGTCAATGGTACAAAGCGCCTTCACGCTTTTAATAGAAATATGAAGTTCTACTAGCGTATCCACAATCACTTGCTCAATTTCTTCTGCTGACGTTCCGCGATTGCACCCCATACCAATTACAACTGTTTTTGGTCGAAAGACAATCCCGTTTTCTAAAATGACTTCCTCTTCTTTCGTTAACAAACGATGAGTCACGATTAACGCAGCTTTCGGTTTCGCTTCAATTGCCTCAGCAATAGAAGGATAGCTAATAATAGATTCTGGAATAGGGGTATCGTGCATCCACCAATTACGCTCACCCGATTCTTGGACAATCGCAACATGCTCTTCATTTACAACAGATGCGCTTACAGGCGTTAGTTTTTCGGCCGAATCCCATACCCAACCAAATCGGGAGCCGAATAAATCAACAGGAATCGTTTTTTGCACATCAGAAGCAGTCGTAATAATTGCTCTTGCATCTAAAGTAGCAGCCACTTCTCGCGTTAGTTCATTAGCACCGCCAAGATGACCGGATAACACACTAATAACATTTTCTCCTCGATCATCAATGACCACAACAGCTGGATCTGTTTTTTTATCTTGTAAAATCGGTGCAATCATTCTGACAACGGCACCGAGGGAAATAATCATAATAATGCCTTTATATTGTTTGAATAGCGTAGGGAGCAGCATCCGCACACTGCCTGAAAACAGCTGGATATGCTTTTGCTCCTCATCCCCTTTTTCAAATTTACTCATATAATACAAATCTGAATTAGCAAACATCGTATGTAAACGTCGAGATATTTCAACACCGTGCTTCGTAATCGCTACAATCGCATAAGAATTCTTTTGGACAACAGATGGCTGAATTCCTTCTTGCAATTCGATAATCATGATTTAATTCCTTTACGGAATCCGTGTGTAAAGCTCGCATCATATAGTTTTGAACGATATTCATCTTTCTCATGAATATGTGGGTCCAATGCCCATCCCGCTAAGATCATCGCATGTTTACGAATTCCGTTTTTGCGCATATCTTCATCTAGATTCACTAATGTCGTACGAACAATTTTTTGGTCTGGCCATGAGGCACGTTGAATCACAGCAACTGGTGTTTCATCTTTCCAACCAGCCGATTGCAGTTCTTTGACAATTTTCTTCGTTAACGTAGCACTTAAGAAAAGCGCAATTGTACAATGGTGACTTGCTAAATCTTTTAGCTTCTCAAACTCTGGAACCGGCGTACGTCCTTCCGCTCTTGTTAAAATAAGCGTCTGTGTTAAATCGGGAATCGTCAGTTCCGCACCGATTGCCGCAGCAGAAGCAAATACCGAACTCACACCTGGAATCACTTCATATCCGATTTCTTCCTTCTTCAAAAGCGCAATTTGTTCCATAATCGCTCCATACATAGCTGGATCGCCTGTATGAATACGAGCAACCATTTTACCTGCATTCACACGGTCTACCATTACATCAACGATTTCTTCTAAGTGCATACCAGCTGTTTTTAATACTTCTGCTTCTGGCTTTGCCTTGGCAATCAATTCGTCATTTACTAACGAATCCGTATATAAAACAACATCTGCTGTTTGAAGAATGTTTAAGCCTTTTACTGTAATTAAATCTGGATCTCCCGGGCCTGCTCCTACAATATAAATCTTCTTCATTATTTTCTCACCACCATTAATGTTAAGTATTCAAGCTCAACGCCTTCTAGCTCACTAACCTTCCAAATCACTTCTTCATCAGATGTTACCTTTGTTACAACAGAGGCTTTCTCTAAAAGGTCTAAATCTTTTAAAACCGTAATCATTAAATCTATTACTTTTGCCACTTTAATAAATACAACCGCGTCATGATCTTCAAGCGCTTTTTTCATCGCTTCATAATCATCACGAGCAGGAACAATTGCCACATGATCATCGCCGTCAGCTAAAGCAATCCCTAATCTTGAAGCAGAACCGTTAAAGGATGAAATGCCCGGCACGGTTTTAATGTCTACTTCAGGGTGCAATTCCTGCATCAATTTCATCATATGAATAAACGTACTATATAAAAGCGGATCGCCTTCCGTTACAAAAGCTACATCTTTCCCTTCCTGCAGCTTCTCCCAAACCTTCTCAACCGTTGCATTCCATTCACGATCTAAGATGGTTTGGTCTTTTGTCATTGGGAAAACAAGGCCAAGCATTTCTTTTTCTTCAGGGCGAATATATACTTCAACAATTCGATGTGCATAGCTTTTGCTGCCTTTACGTTTGCGTGGATAAGCGATAACCGGTGACTCTTGAATTACGCGAAACGCTTTAACTGTAATTAATTCTGGATCTCCTGGACCAACGCCAAGACCATATAATGTGCCGAGATTACTCATTCGTTTCTTCCTTTCTTTGTGCCGTAATAATATAAATTGGATTCAGCGGAACAAAACGATTCATGCCTAAGATTGGCTTGCTCCGGGAAATTTGTGCATGCATAATGGATGTTTGAAAGCCTGCTTGTGCGAAAGCTTCATTCGCTCGGTATAAATTCTCAATGGTCGCAGCATTGAGAACAATCCTTCCGCCTTCTTTCAAGCGCTGACAGCATGTTTGGATTAAGTCAACCATTTCGCCGCCCGTTCCCCCAATAAAAATCGCATCCGGATCTGGAAAAGTTTCAAGCCCTTGCGGTGCTTTTCCATGAATGGCTGTTAAATCGGTACGAAACTTGCGTTGATTTTGCAAACAATTTTCTAAATCCGGTTCATTTTTTTCAACAGCAAATACTTGCCCTTCTGGAGCTAGTCTTGCTGCTTCAATCGCCATTGAACCGGTACATGTTCCAACATCCCAAACAGTGCTATTTTTCTTGAGGTTTAACGCATATAAACTTAATACGCGAATTTCCTTTTTTGTAATCAGCCCTTTGTCCGGCTTCCGTTGTGAAAACTCTTCATCGTCAATACCTAGCGACCAGCTTGGACCATCCGCCACTTTTTTCAAAATCACAACATTTAATGGCGAAAACTCGTGATTCACCATGTCTTCAAGTTCATACCAGCCTACTTTTTCATTTTCCCCTTGCAGGTTTTCGGCAACAAATGCACGATACTCGGTCATCCCGAACGAGAGGAGATATTCGGCAAGACGATTCGGACTATTCTCAGCATCTGTCAGCAACGCTACCTTTGCCTTGCCATCGATTCGCTGTGCCAGTCCTTTCATACTCCGACCATGAACACTTGTTACATAAGCATCTTGCCAGCTTTCGCCCATTTTTGAAAAAGCAAGTTGCACAGAGCTTACATATGGATATACTTCTATATTTATTTTGCTAGAAAGATAGCCGCCAATTCCGTAATAAAGCGGATCACCTGAAGCTAACACAATCGTTGGACGCGTTTCTTCTTGCAATCTCTCTACAAGCGCTTTCAAACCGCCTTTAACGACAACTTTCTCTCCTTGATAATTCGGAAAGAAAGATAGTACTCTCTCACCGCCAACAAGTACTTCGCTTTCTTCAATCCATTGTGCGTATTGCGGCAGCAAACTTTCTTGCCCGTTATCCCCGATTCCAATTAATTTCATCGATTGAGTCAATGCCAACAGCCCTTCCTAGTAATTGTCCTTTCATCGAATAAATCGCTGTTCCCAGTTCTATTCCACCTTTAATATGGTGTAATGACGAGTAGCAGCACGCTTCACAAAGATGATCAAAAAAGGCATCATGACCTGTCTCAGCCATTAGCTCACCGACTTGAGAAGCAGTATTCGCGCTTGCTATTTCTGCCACAAGTTCTTCACTAGCCCCAATATCACGTGCCAGCTCCGAAAGGAATTCAAAATTAATCGGCGCACTTTTCGAATGGACCATCATTACACCTTGCGCCACTTTTGAAAATTTACCCATCATTCCAACGAGCGTTACTTTTTTAATACCTTGTTTTTTACATTGCTTTAGAGAGAATCCGACAAAGTCACCCATTTCAATGAAAGCTTCCTCTGGTAACTCAGATAGCAGTCCCATTGCATATTTCTCACTGCGTCCGCCTGTCGTTAAAACGAGATGCTCACAGCCTGCCATTTTGGCCACACTAATAGCTTGCACAATACTCGCCATATAGGCAGAACTAGAAAAAGGAACTACGGTGCCTCTTGTCCCTAAAATCGAGATACCACCGATAATTCCTAATCGGCCGTTTAATGTTTTCTTCGCAATTTCTTCACCGGCCGGAACAGAAATCACAACTTTCACACCTCTATTAATCTGAAATTCGTCTAACGTCTGCTCTACAGTCGTTAAAATCATTTTGCGCGGCACTGGATTAATCGCCGCTTCACCGACTGGAACAGGAAGACCAGGCTTCGTCACCCGACCAACCCCGACTCCTCCGTCCAAAATGATGCCCGGTGTATCCGTCCAGCTCACGGTTGAAACAATCAGTGCTTGATGAGTCGCATCTGGGTCATCGCCTGCATCTTTAATCGTTTCACAGCTCACGGAGTCTTTGCCCATTTCACATTTTTCTATCGTGAAAGTCGCATTCCGTCCAATCGGTAAATGAATCGTTGCAGTTTCCTGCGCCTCACCAGTAATTAAAGCGGTTAATGCCGCCTTCGTTACTGCTGTTGAGCAAGCTCCTGTCGTATAG from Peribacillus asahii carries:
- the cobI gene encoding precorrin-2 C(20)-methyltransferase, translated to MSNLGTLYGLGVGPGDPELITVKAFRVIQESPVIAYPRKRKGSKSYAHRIVEVYIRPEEKEMLGLVFPMTKDQTILDREWNATVEKVWEKLQEGKDVAFVTEGDPLLYSTFIHMMKLMQELHPEVDIKTVPGISSFNGSASRLGIALADGDDHVAIVPARDDYEAMKKALEDHDAVVFIKVAKVIDLMITVLKDLDLLEKASVVTKVTSDEEVIWKVSELEGVELEYLTLMVVRK
- the cobM gene encoding precorrin-4 C(11)-methyltransferase is translated as MKKIYIVGAGPGDPDLITVKGLNILQTADVVLYTDSLVNDELIAKAKPEAEVLKTAGMHLEEIVDVMVDRVNAGKMVARIHTGDPAMYGAIMEQIALLKKEEIGYEVIPGVSSVFASAAAIGAELTIPDLTQTLILTRAEGRTPVPEFEKLKDLASHHCTIALFLSATLTKKIVKELQSAGWKDETPVAVIQRASWPDQKIVRTTLVNLDEDMRKNGIRKHAMILAGWALDPHIHEKDEYRSKLYDASFTHGFRKGIKS
- a CDS encoding cobalt-precorrin 5A hydrolase; this encodes MIIELQEGIQPSVVQKNSYAIVAITKHGVEISRRLHTMFANSDLYYMSKFEKGDEEQKHIQLFSGSVRMLLPTLFKQYKGIIMIISLGAVVRMIAPILQDKKTDPAVVVIDDRGENVISVLSGHLGGANELTREVAATLDARAIITTASDVQKTIPVDLFGSRFGWVWDSAEKLTPVSASVVNEEHVAIVQESGERNWWMHDTPIPESIISYPSIAEAIEAKPKAALIVTHRLLTKEEEVILENGIVFRPKTVVIGMGCNRGTSAEEIEQVIVDTLVELHISIKSVKALCTIDLKKDEAGLLEVVEKYGWEFVYYPPVELNTVTIEAPSDTVFKYTGAYGVSEPAVRLYSGAEQLELVKKKSGNVTISVGVISF
- the cobA gene encoding uroporphyrinogen-III C-methyltransferase, whose amino-acid sequence is MSQGKVYLVGAGPGDPKLLTVYGLECIQTSDVIAYDRLVNPKLLEYAKEGAELIFCGKSPGRHHFIQDEIHTLLVNKALEGKTVTRLKGGDPCVFGRGAEEAEVLAEHGIEYEIVPGITAGIAAPAYAGIPVTHREHASSFAIVTGHGRDSKGQDHLNWSALATGIDTVAFYMGVGNLAYICKQLIDHGRSAQTPVAVIEWGTTDKQRTVTGNLETIRDLVIQENIQNPAMVLVGEVVQLRDKIKWYEKILETETVTP
- a CDS encoding precorrin-2 dehydrogenase/sirohydrochlorin ferrochelatase family protein — translated: MVNYYSAMLNLSGKKAVVIGGGAVAARKILTLLEADAEVTVISPNLHESMMEVFIAKKIIWKQKRFEPKDLQDFFLIIAATNQAVINRQVYESANNQQLINLVDRPDLSNFIVPASFRRGALTISVSTSGASPGLARKIKQDLAKEYDEVYEEYLLFLEQSRKRVIEEVADSTIRRHILQGLLEPQFLELTKQANYKEREARLLQLLTGGIAP
- a CDS encoding cobyrinate a,c-diamide synthase, whose amino-acid sequence is MSTRRLVIAGTGSGVGKTTCTIGIMAALQQKGYTVQGFKCGPDYIDPSYHTAVTGRISRNLDSWMFEHDTVREMVARASKGADISIIEGVMGFYDGKSPLENTGSTAEISMITESPVLLIVNCASMARSAAAIVKGFQTLATGPNIVGVIANQVGSVGHYNIVKAAIEQECNVPVLGYMKREQDIDIPSRHLGLIPAIERGELDPFFEKLANLISETIDVDRLYELAETTEIVEEPTGLFEQREDQGVCIAVAKDAAFNFYYQENLELLEAYGAKLTYFSPLKNEEVPAEADGLYLGGGFPEEFAAELVHHERTKASIQQAVTSGIPTLAECGGFMYLTESIASTEGVEYPMVGLIPGKITMQKKLAALGYREIFGTEGNFLINPNQQAKGHEFHYSTYERTEGLPYAYETKGRFGKKQEGYLKENLVAGYTHFHFASNPEIVERWIQACVHHKRKVLK
- the cbiE gene encoding precorrin-6y C5,15-methyltransferase (decarboxylating) subunit CbiE, whose translation is MTQSMKLIGIGDNGQESLLPQYAQWIEESEVLVGGERVLSFFPNYQGEKVVVKGGLKALVERLQEETRPTIVLASGDPLYYGIGGYLSSKINIEVYPYVSSVQLAFSKMGESWQDAYVTSVHGRSMKGLAQRIDGKAKVALLTDAENSPNRLAEYLLSFGMTEYRAFVAENLQGENEKVGWYELEDMVNHEFSPLNVVILKKVADGPSWSLGIDDEEFSQRKPDKGLITKKEIRVLSLYALNLKKNSTVWDVGTCTGSMAIEAARLAPEGQVFAVEKNEPDLENCLQNQRKFRTDLTAIHGKAPQGLETFPDPDAIFIGGTGGEMVDLIQTCCQRLKEGGRIVLNAATIENLYRANEAFAQAGFQTSIMHAQISRSKPILGMNRFVPLNPIYIITAQRKEETNE
- a CDS encoding cobalt-precorrin-5B (C(1))-methyltransferase, which encodes MQKKAKKDPSEMRHGYTTGACSTAVTKAALTALITGEAQETATIHLPIGRNATFTIEKCEMGKDSVSCETIKDAGDDPDATHQALIVSTVSWTDTPGIILDGGVGVGRVTKPGLPVPVGEAAINPVPRKMILTTVEQTLDEFQINRGVKVVISVPAGEEIAKKTLNGRLGIIGGISILGTRGTVVPFSSSAYMASIVQAISVAKMAGCEHLVLTTGGRSEKYAMGLLSELPEEAFIEMGDFVGFSLKQCKKQGIKKVTLVGMMGKFSKVAQGVMMVHSKSAPINFEFLSELARDIGASEELVAEIASANTASQVGELMAETGHDAFFDHLCEACCYSSLHHIKGGIELGTAIYSMKGQLLGRAVGIDSIDEINWNRG